From Candidatus Nanopelagicales bacterium, the proteins below share one genomic window:
- a CDS encoding malonic semialdehyde reductase, which yields MSVTTEVPALLALDPVAQDLLFRDARTANTFTDEPVTEEQLQAIYDLAKWAPTAMNSQPLRLVAVRSKEARERLVGYMAEGNRAKTATAPLTVILAADVDFHEHLPRVFPHAPGLKDNFNDEQARAGLAGKQAWLQAGYFILAIRAAGLAAGPMSGFDAAGVDADLLAGTTLRSFAVVNIGQPGPDAWMQRNPRLEHKEVVSVL from the coding sequence ATGTCCGTGACCACCGAAGTACCCGCGTTGCTGGCACTGGATCCGGTAGCCCAAGACCTACTCTTCCGCGATGCGCGCACGGCTAACACTTTTACTGACGAGCCCGTGACCGAGGAACAACTTCAGGCCATCTACGACCTGGCCAAGTGGGCTCCCACAGCCATGAACTCCCAGCCCTTACGGCTGGTTGCCGTGCGCAGCAAGGAAGCGCGTGAGCGGTTGGTCGGGTACATGGCAGAAGGTAACCGCGCGAAGACCGCTACCGCCCCATTGACCGTGATCCTCGCAGCGGACGTTGACTTCCACGAGCATCTCCCGCGGGTGTTCCCGCATGCCCCAGGGTTGAAAGACAACTTCAACGACGAGCAAGCGCGCGCTGGACTCGCTGGCAAGCAGGCGTGGCTGCAGGCCGGATACTTCATCCTCGCCATTCGTGCCGCCGGTCTGGCCGCTGGTCCGATGAGTGGGTTCGACGCTGCGGGTGTTGACGCCGACCTGCTCGCTGGCACAACGCTTCGATCTTTCGCTGTAGTCAACATTGGGCAACCTGGACCGGACGCGTGGATGCAGCGCAATCCGCGTCTTGAGCACAAAGAGGTCGTCAGTGTCCTCTGA
- a CDS encoding DUF2277 domain-containing protein → MCRNITTLRGLEPPPTEAEIRAAAVQYVRKVSGVGKPSTATQPAFDEAVDSVAAATSKLIAQLPPRRNPPVTVPPSRRGHPV, encoded by the coding sequence GTGTGCCGCAACATCACGACGCTGCGCGGGCTGGAACCGCCACCAACGGAGGCTGAGATCCGCGCCGCCGCAGTCCAGTATGTCCGCAAAGTCAGCGGGGTCGGTAAGCCGTCCACAGCGACCCAGCCAGCTTTCGATGAGGCAGTGGATTCGGTGGCGGCGGCCACCTCGAAACTGATCGCCCAGTTACCACCTCGCCGTAACCCACCTGTGACGGTTCCGCCGAGCAGACGCGGGCATCCCGTCTGA
- a CDS encoding DUF5302 domain-containing protein, which yields MSESKDQPATDAQEPDAGTTETAAPDSREQMRIALEKKNEQSRAGSAHLDGHAKAGGVHGKAGGARQFRRKSGG from the coding sequence ATGAGTGAATCGAAAGACCAACCGGCCACCGACGCGCAGGAGCCCGACGCGGGTACAACCGAGACTGCGGCCCCGGACTCGCGGGAGCAGATGAGGATTGCGCTGGAGAAGAAGAACGAACAGAGCCGCGCCGGGTCTGCTCACCTTGATGGCCACGCGAAGGCTGGCGGGGTACACGGGAAAGCTGGTGGCGCTCGCCAGTTCCGGCGCAAGAGCGGCGGCTGA
- a CDS encoding universal stress protein: MSQGSKPFIVVGVDGSDQSIKALEWAVRHAQLLTADVHAIGAWEVPSTIWITPAHVEADYGRDAAEAFDKTITEALERLGDDGVGVAIQTRLVEQKPSKALHDAAKGALSLVIGSHGRGNSFPGMHLGSTASYCVHHAPCPVVVIRDDVS; this comes from the coding sequence ATGAGCCAGGGAAGCAAGCCCTTCATCGTTGTCGGAGTAGACGGTTCCGACCAGAGCATCAAAGCGCTCGAATGGGCAGTCCGCCACGCACAACTGCTCACCGCAGATGTCCATGCAATCGGCGCGTGGGAGGTTCCGAGCACGATTTGGATCACACCGGCCCACGTCGAGGCCGACTACGGGCGCGATGCCGCCGAAGCCTTCGACAAGACGATCACAGAGGCTCTCGAGAGACTTGGGGACGATGGAGTTGGCGTTGCAATCCAGACACGACTAGTCGAGCAGAAGCCGAGCAAGGCTCTCCATGACGCCGCCAAGGGTGCGCTTTCCCTAGTCATCGGCAGCCACGGTCGCGGCAACTCCTTCCCCGGAATGCACCTCGGATCAACCGCTTCATACTGCGTACACCACGCGCCGTGCCCCGTGGTCGTGATCCGCGACGACGTTTCCTGA